A genomic stretch from Methylorubrum extorquens includes:
- a CDS encoding putative glycosyl hydrolase, catalytic domain (Evidence 3 : Putative function from multiple computational evidences; PubMedId : 10542168; Product type e : enzyme), which translates to MNAPNTAMTPATRTGSETVALPAAFAPRAEGPRIYNLFPLLVGTVSAWAAELPRIAELGFNWVYLNPFHQTGGSRSLYAVADLDALDERFRDGDGTSDDEQITRFCRAAESHGVSVMSDLVINHTADNARLFHDRPDLFVRDAEGKPVSPAAIDPDDPTKRTVWGDLIELDYHSEHARGELIRIFDGYIARLQRLGVRGFRCDAAYKVPPDVWRALIQAAKQREADTLFAAETLGCTFEEAQATAGAGFDYLFNSFAWWNLKAPWALEQYERLRVVAPSIAFPENHDMSRLAADIPGGAEAVAQRLKTRYALSAFFSAGVLMPIGYEWGYRRALHVVETTPGSREHDTGIDISGYVTAINALKASIPAANVEGAQMRLSAPDAPFTALFRTDTGHPASAHSATLLLFNPGDVPVPVDAGRLIERTGGQLGPFDDRTPDAEPIAFHPGASIDLLPGELRILVAERAKVAAPPPATVPQGKGRVVIEAVTPEIDGGRSPVKRVVGEQVRVEADIFSDGHEIINAAILSRVVGEETWRRDPMVFVDNDRWAGHFPLERNARYEFTIEAWRDGFSSWVRDTLKKRDAGVDVRLETIEGVELIQIAEDLASGADKQRLDGLIRSLAAEPEGSPVILEKILAPETMSLVRRNAERVNLSRYPVNIPVIADRLAARFSAWYEIFPRSQSGDPNRHGTFADVIRRLPEIRELGFDVLYFTPIHPIGKTNRKGKNNTLKAQPGDVGSVYAVGSEEGGHEAVHPELGTLEDFRQLVAASHAHGMEVAIDFAIQCSPDHPWIKQHPEWFEWRPDGTLKFAENPPKKYEDISNVHFYGGALPSLWIELRDIVLGWCAQGARIFRVDNPHTKPIPFWEWMLGEVNAQYPDAIFLAEAFTRPKMMKKLAKAGYQQSYTYFTWRNTKQELTEYALELAGEMGEYYRPNFFANTPDINPYYLQTSGRPGFIVRATLAATLSSIYGIYNGFELCEAAPYPGKEEYLDSEKYELKAWDYHRPGNIRDHIIKLNQARRDNPALWDFRNIHFTGAWNDNIIAYAKVTPERDNCVFVMVNLDPKNRQECTYEVPLHLLGLPDDAAVEVEDLLLGYKFELYGKNHRIALDPADRSTIVWRIRPRRA; encoded by the coding sequence ATGAACGCACCGAACACCGCGATGACGCCCGCGACCCGGACCGGCTCGGAGACGGTGGCCCTTCCGGCTGCCTTCGCACCCCGCGCGGAGGGTCCGCGCATCTACAACCTGTTCCCGCTCCTCGTCGGGACCGTCTCGGCTTGGGCGGCGGAACTGCCGCGCATCGCCGAGCTCGGCTTCAATTGGGTTTATCTCAACCCCTTCCACCAGACTGGCGGCTCGCGCAGCCTCTATGCGGTGGCCGATCTGGACGCGCTTGACGAGCGGTTTCGCGACGGTGACGGCACGTCGGACGACGAGCAGATCACGCGGTTCTGCCGGGCCGCCGAGTCGCACGGCGTGTCGGTGATGAGCGACCTCGTCATTAATCACACCGCCGACAATGCCCGCCTGTTCCACGACCGGCCGGACCTGTTCGTGCGCGACGCCGAGGGTAAGCCGGTGAGCCCGGCGGCGATCGATCCCGACGATCCGACGAAGCGCACGGTCTGGGGCGACCTGATCGAACTCGACTACCATTCCGAGCATGCTCGGGGTGAGCTGATCCGTATCTTCGACGGCTACATTGCCCGGCTGCAACGGCTCGGCGTGCGCGGCTTCCGCTGCGATGCGGCCTACAAGGTGCCGCCGGATGTCTGGCGCGCGCTGATCCAGGCCGCCAAGCAGCGCGAGGCCGACACGCTGTTCGCCGCCGAAACGCTGGGCTGCACCTTCGAGGAGGCGCAGGCGACGGCCGGCGCCGGCTTCGACTATCTGTTCAACTCGTTCGCGTGGTGGAACCTCAAGGCGCCCTGGGCTCTGGAGCAGTACGAGCGGCTGCGGGTGGTCGCGCCCTCCATCGCCTTCCCCGAGAACCACGACATGAGCCGACTCGCCGCCGACATCCCCGGCGGGGCGGAGGCGGTCGCCCAGCGGCTGAAGACCCGATACGCGCTCTCCGCCTTTTTCTCGGCCGGCGTGCTGATGCCGATCGGCTACGAGTGGGGGTATCGCCGCGCGCTGCACGTGGTCGAGACCACGCCCGGTTCACGCGAGCACGATACGGGGATCGACATCTCCGGTTACGTGACAGCGATCAACGCGCTGAAGGCTTCGATTCCGGCCGCCAATGTCGAGGGCGCGCAGATGCGGCTCTCGGCGCCCGATGCGCCCTTCACCGCCCTGTTCCGCACCGATACCGGCCACCCGGCCTCGGCGCATTCGGCGACGCTCCTCCTGTTCAATCCGGGTGACGTCCCGGTCCCGGTCGATGCCGGCCGCCTCATTGAGCGCACCGGCGGCCAACTCGGCCCGTTCGACGACCGCACACCCGACGCCGAGCCGATCGCCTTCCATCCAGGTGCCAGCATCGATCTGCTTCCGGGCGAGTTGCGCATCCTCGTGGCCGAGCGCGCGAAGGTCGCCGCACCGCCGCCCGCGACCGTGCCGCAGGGCAAGGGCCGCGTCGTCATCGAAGCGGTGACGCCGGAGATCGATGGCGGCCGCTCGCCGGTGAAGCGCGTCGTCGGCGAGCAGGTGCGCGTCGAGGCCGACATCTTTTCCGATGGTCACGAGATCATCAACGCGGCGATTCTCTCTCGCGTCGTTGGCGAGGAGACGTGGCGGCGCGACCCGATGGTGTTCGTTGACAACGACCGCTGGGCCGGTCACTTCCCGCTCGAGCGCAATGCCCGCTACGAGTTCACGATCGAAGCTTGGCGCGACGGCTTCTCGTCCTGGGTGCGCGACACCCTGAAGAAGCGCGATGCCGGCGTGGACGTGCGGCTGGAGACGATCGAGGGCGTCGAGCTGATCCAGATCGCCGAGGATCTAGCGAGCGGGGCCGACAAGCAGCGGCTCGACGGGCTGATCCGCTCGCTCGCCGCGGAGCCCGAAGGCTCACCGGTGATCCTGGAGAAGATCCTGGCGCCGGAGACGATGTCGCTGGTCCGGCGTAACGCCGAGCGGGTGAACCTCTCGCGCTATCCCGTGAACATCCCCGTCATCGCCGACCGGCTCGCGGCCCGGTTCTCGGCTTGGTACGAGATCTTCCCGCGCTCGCAATCGGGCGATCCGAACCGCCACGGCACCTTCGCGGATGTGATCCGGCGCCTGCCCGAGATCCGCGAACTCGGCTTCGACGTGCTCTATTTCACGCCGATCCATCCGATCGGGAAAACGAACCGCAAGGGCAAGAACAACACGCTGAAGGCGCAGCCCGGCGATGTCGGCTCGGTCTACGCGGTGGGTTCCGAGGAGGGCGGGCACGAGGCCGTGCATCCCGAACTCGGCACGCTGGAGGATTTCCGCCAGCTCGTCGCTGCGTCGCACGCCCACGGCATGGAGGTCGCGATCGATTTCGCGATCCAGTGCTCGCCCGACCATCCCTGGATCAAGCAGCATCCCGAGTGGTTCGAATGGCGGCCCGACGGCACGCTCAAATTCGCCGAGAATCCGCCCAAGAAGTACGAGGACATCTCGAACGTCCACTTCTATGGCGGGGCCCTCCCCTCGCTCTGGATCGAGCTGCGCGACATCGTGCTCGGCTGGTGCGCCCAAGGTGCGCGCATCTTCCGGGTCGACAACCCGCACACCAAGCCGATCCCGTTCTGGGAGTGGATGCTGGGCGAGGTGAACGCGCAGTATCCTGACGCGATCTTCCTCGCCGAGGCCTTCACCCGGCCGAAGATGATGAAGAAGCTCGCCAAGGCCGGCTACCAGCAGAGCTACACCTACTTCACGTGGCGCAACACGAAGCAGGAGCTGACCGAGTACGCGCTGGAGCTGGCTGGCGAGATGGGCGAGTATTACCGCCCGAATTTCTTTGCGAATACGCCCGACATCAACCCGTACTATCTACAGACCAGCGGGCGGCCGGGCTTCATCGTGCGTGCAACGCTGGCGGCGACGCTCTCATCGATCTACGGCATCTATAACGGCTTCGAACTCTGCGAGGCCGCGCCGTATCCGGGTAAGGAAGAGTATCTCGACTCCGAAAAATACGAGCTGAAGGCGTGGGACTATCACCGCCCCGGCAACATCCGTGACCACATCATCAAGCTCAATCAGGCGCGCCGGGACAATCCGGCGCTGTGGGACTTCCGGAACATCCACTTCACGGGTGCCTGGAACGACAACATCATCGCCTACGCGAAGGTGACGCCGGAGCGTGACAACTGCGTGTTCGTGATGGTCAACCTCGACCCCAAGAACCGCCAGGAATGCACCTACGAGGTGCCGCTGCATCTGCTCGGCCTGCCCGACGATGCGGCGGTCGAGGTCGAGGATCTGCTGTTGGGCTACAAGTTCGAGCTCTACGGCAAGAATCACCGAATCGCCCTCGATCCGGCCGACCGCTCGACGATCGTCTGGCGGATTCGGCCTCGGCGCGCCTGA
- a CDS encoding putative bifunctional 4-alpha-glucanotransferase (MalQ-like) and malto-oligosyltrehalose synthase (TreY-like) (Evidence 3 : Putative function from multiple computational evidences; PubMedId : 2845225; Product type e : enzyme), which yields MNLSDVSASNVSDLERLADLVGIADGFTDAFGKRVDTLLDVRRGMLEALGFAAGDDEAIRRSLAAVEAVRANVIPPLLAAEARRGVRVPVRMGVTSGAVAWRLVDEHERSREGRATLTASEDGTGFDLPPLTPGYHRLTVTVGDSRAQAWIVAAPQRCWRPRAYAEDGARDWGLAAQLYGLRSPSNLGIGTYADAGRAARDAALRGASFLGLSPAHALFPTDRAKISPYSPSSRLFLETLYIEPGALPGFAGSRAAEILESHRARIETLRDISLVDHAGVWEVLSPILEAYWEDSDARAGKDTGFAAFREEGGENLTSHATFDALSEHFRTKGAHWLGDWPEEYRRAGTDAVRAFSETHADRIRYHIFLQYLADTQLKASSEMALAAGMRLGLYRDLAVGADRGGSEIWSHPERFANGVSIGAPPDLLAPKGQDWGLPAFDPLEMERDGLKAFRALVRANMRHAGAIRIDHAFQLARLFLIPLGRSAREGAYVAMPFEPMLAVLRLESHRAKCLVIAEDLGTAPEGFSDALMQSGILSYRILAFEREQGGAFKAPEAYPKDALTAITTHDLPTFVGWWRGVDTDTRQSLGLYDAERAEAERTERVAERWRLSEALAAQQLLPSSEPPEHAPLEAAARYLARAPSILTAVQYEDVVGELSQANVPGSTEGYPNWRRKLDRNLEAIAAPGGPLAKLAAALSAEERGPRSGAARLASAPPRATYRLQFHEGFTFADAEKTVPYLQKLGISHVYASPLQRARPGSTHGYDIVDHSQINPEIGGEEGFRSFTDALHAHGLKLLLDIVPNHMGVGGADNPWWLSVLEWGGLSPAANAFDIDWERLGANGKLVIPFLGERYGEALEKGTLELKFDEAAGAFSVWHYEHQFPICPLQYPTILNRALAALGEIGDDMSAEVLAITERLRAMGEETNLERRRAMPEAAEELKRQLAGTVRASPQIAASIYRALHLLNGNRDYPDSFGPLHRLLEQQSYRLAHWRIASSDINYRRFFDVNSLAGLRVELSDVFVRSHDLLFRLIGEGRIDGLRIDHIDGLADPLGYARALQAAVGPGFYIVVEKILEPGEKLRDWPVAGTTGYDVLNQLDGILVDRALKPRIEKFYRWATDMDTPYGFQFRAAKAEILEISFASELEVMTGDLKQIADSDRRTRDFSTNAIRRALIEIVARFPVYRSYLPGDLDETEIEAEDVRLIEGAVRKAKRWSALPDRSVHDFAADALLGRTDLGSAGHPDQQVVLRFRRRFQQLTGPVMAKSLEDTLFYRFVELLGLNEVGGDPGEYGLDAEHFHALQAARARDWPNAMITTATHDTKRGEDARTRQLALSELPEEWARAWDTWRRASEPLIKQVEGEPAPDPNDQWMFLQAILGAWPLELLDGDDPDAIEDFRKRLDAYAEKALRESKRRSSWVNVDEGYESAVHALFAALVVPGSDCLDRLRPLVRRLAFLGMIAGLGRTVLKCTLPGIPDTYQGTEFWDFSFVDPDNRRPVDYAERARALEAGGTPDALIGSWQDGRVKQATLARLLADRAARPAFYADADYRPLPAEGARAEHVIAFTRSAVTSGEDDLLVAVPRLVARMTPESGWSSEAFAGTVLPVPAGSRWVDVVGGGEITAEGDGLDLGRHFAKLPYLVLRRAA from the coding sequence GTGAATCTCTCTGACGTGAGTGCCTCGAACGTGAGTGATCTCGAACGCCTCGCCGACCTCGTCGGCATCGCCGACGGCTTCACCGATGCTTTCGGGAAGCGGGTCGATACGCTGCTCGATGTGCGCCGCGGCATGCTCGAAGCCCTCGGATTCGCGGCGGGGGACGACGAAGCGATCCGCCGCAGCCTCGCCGCCGTCGAGGCGGTGCGCGCCAACGTGATCCCGCCGCTGCTGGCGGCCGAGGCACGGCGCGGCGTGCGCGTGCCGGTGCGGATGGGCGTGACCTCCGGCGCCGTCGCGTGGCGGCTGGTGGATGAGCACGAGCGCTCCCGTGAGGGACGGGCCACCCTGACCGCATCGGAAGACGGCACCGGGTTCGACCTGCCGCCGCTGACGCCGGGCTATCACCGGCTCACCGTGACGGTTGGCGACAGCCGGGCTCAAGCCTGGATCGTCGCCGCACCGCAGCGCTGCTGGCGCCCGCGTGCCTATGCCGAGGACGGCGCCCGCGATTGGGGTCTGGCGGCCCAGCTCTACGGCCTGCGCTCGCCGAGCAACCTCGGCATCGGCACCTACGCGGATGCCGGCCGTGCCGCCCGCGATGCGGCTTTGCGCGGCGCCTCGTTCCTCGGGCTCAGCCCGGCCCACGCCCTGTTCCCCACCGACCGGGCGAAAATCTCCCCCTATTCGCCGTCCTCGCGCCTCTTCCTCGAAACCCTCTACATCGAACCGGGCGCGCTGCCGGGCTTCGCCGGGAGCCGCGCCGCCGAGATCTTGGAAAGCCATCGCGCCCGCATCGAGACGCTGCGCGACATCTCCCTCGTCGATCATGCCGGCGTCTGGGAGGTGCTCTCGCCCATCCTCGAAGCCTATTGGGAGGATTCCGACGCCCGAGCCGGCAAGGATACCGGCTTCGCGGCGTTCCGCGAGGAAGGCGGCGAGAACCTCACGTCGCACGCTACCTTCGACGCGCTCTCCGAACATTTCCGGACCAAGGGCGCGCACTGGCTCGGCGACTGGCCGGAAGAGTATCGCCGCGCCGGTACCGACGCCGTGCGGGCCTTCTCCGAGACGCATGCGGACCGCATCCGCTATCACATCTTCCTGCAATACCTCGCCGACACCCAGCTCAAAGCCTCGTCCGAGATGGCGCTGGCCGCCGGCATGCGGCTCGGCCTCTATCGCGATCTGGCGGTCGGCGCGGACCGGGGCGGCTCGGAGATCTGGTCGCATCCGGAGCGCTTCGCCAACGGCGTCTCCATCGGCGCGCCGCCGGATCTGCTCGCCCCTAAGGGCCAGGATTGGGGCCTGCCGGCATTCGATCCGCTGGAGATGGAGCGCGACGGCCTGAAAGCCTTCCGGGCCCTGGTGAGAGCGAACATGCGCCATGCCGGCGCGATCCGCATCGACCACGCGTTTCAGCTCGCGCGCCTGTTCCTGATTCCGCTCGGGCGCTCGGCCCGCGAGGGTGCGTATGTCGCGATGCCGTTCGAGCCGATGCTTGCCGTGCTGCGACTAGAGAGCCACCGCGCCAAGTGCCTCGTCATCGCCGAGGATCTCGGCACCGCGCCGGAGGGCTTCTCCGATGCGCTGATGCAGTCCGGCATCCTCAGCTATCGCATCCTCGCCTTCGAGCGGGAGCAGGGCGGTGCCTTCAAGGCGCCCGAGGCCTATCCGAAGGATGCGCTGACCGCGATCACCACCCATGACCTGCCGACCTTCGTCGGCTGGTGGCGCGGCGTCGATACCGACACCCGGCAGTCGCTGGGCCTCTACGACGCCGAGCGCGCCGAGGCCGAACGCACCGAGCGTGTCGCCGAGCGTTGGCGCCTGTCGGAGGCGCTGGCAGCCCAGCAGCTCCTGCCGAGCTCCGAGCCGCCGGAACACGCCCCGCTCGAGGCGGCGGCCCGCTATCTCGCCCGTGCGCCGTCGATCCTGACTGCCGTGCAGTACGAAGACGTCGTCGGCGAGCTGTCGCAGGCCAACGTGCCCGGTTCGACCGAGGGCTATCCGAACTGGCGGCGCAAGCTCGACCGCAACCTCGAAGCCATCGCCGCCCCCGGCGGGCCGCTCGCCAAGCTCGCCGCCGCGCTGTCGGCGGAGGAGCGGGGACCGCGCTCGGGTGCTGCTCGCCTCGCCTCGGCTCCGCCGCGGGCGACCTACCGGCTCCAATTCCACGAAGGCTTCACCTTCGCGGATGCGGAGAAGACGGTCCCCTATCTGCAGAAGCTCGGCATCAGCCACGTCTACGCGTCGCCGTTGCAGCGGGCACGGCCGGGCTCGACCCACGGCTACGACATCGTCGATCACTCCCAGATCAATCCGGAGATCGGCGGCGAGGAGGGTTTCCGCAGCTTCACCGACGCGCTCCACGCCCATGGCCTGAAGCTGCTCCTCGACATCGTGCCCAACCACATGGGTGTGGGCGGCGCCGACAATCCGTGGTGGCTCTCGGTGCTCGAATGGGGCGGTCTCTCGCCCGCGGCCAATGCCTTCGACATCGATTGGGAGCGGCTCGGCGCCAACGGCAAGCTCGTCATCCCCTTCCTCGGCGAGCGTTACGGCGAGGCTCTGGAGAAGGGCACGCTGGAGCTGAAGTTCGACGAGGCGGCTGGCGCCTTCAGCGTCTGGCACTACGAGCATCAATTCCCGATCTGCCCGCTGCAATACCCGACGATCCTCAACCGGGCGCTCGCGGCGCTCGGCGAGATCGGCGACGACATGTCGGCGGAGGTTCTGGCGATCACCGAGCGCCTGCGGGCCATGGGTGAGGAGACCAATCTCGAGCGCCGCCGCGCCATGCCGGAGGCCGCCGAGGAACTGAAGCGCCAGCTTGCGGGCACCGTGCGGGCCTCGCCGCAGATCGCAGCCTCGATCTACCGGGCGCTGCATCTCCTCAACGGCAACCGGGACTATCCCGACAGTTTCGGACCGCTGCATCGGCTGCTCGAACAGCAATCCTACCGGCTCGCCCATTGGCGGATCGCGTCGAGCGACATCAACTACCGCCGCTTCTTCGACGTGAACTCGCTGGCCGGCCTGCGCGTCGAGCTGTCGGACGTGTTCGTCCGCTCGCACGACCTGCTGTTCCGCCTCATCGGCGAGGGCCGGATCGACGGTTTGCGCATCGACCACATCGACGGGCTGGCCGATCCGCTGGGCTACGCCCGTGCACTCCAGGCCGCGGTCGGCCCCGGCTTCTACATCGTCGTCGAGAAGATCCTGGAGCCGGGCGAGAAGCTGCGCGACTGGCCCGTTGCCGGCACCACCGGCTACGACGTGCTGAACCAGCTCGACGGCATCCTGGTCGATCGCGCCCTGAAGCCGCGTATCGAGAAGTTCTATCGGTGGGCCACCGATATGGACACGCCTTACGGCTTCCAATTCCGCGCGGCCAAGGCGGAGATTCTGGAGATCAGCTTCGCCTCTGAACTCGAGGTGATGACTGGCGACCTCAAGCAGATCGCTGATTCCGACCGGCGCACCCGCGACTTCTCCACCAATGCGATCCGTCGGGCGCTGATCGAGATCGTGGCGCGTTTCCCCGTCTATCGCTCCTACCTGCCCGGTGATCTCGACGAGACCGAGATCGAGGCCGAGGATGTGCGGTTGATCGAGGGCGCGGTACGCAAGGCCAAGCGCTGGAGCGCGCTACCGGATCGTTCGGTGCACGACTTCGCCGCCGATGCCCTGCTCGGGCGCACTGATCTCGGCTCTGCCGGTCACCCGGACCAGCAGGTGGTCCTGCGCTTCCGCCGCCGGTTCCAGCAGCTCACCGGCCCGGTGATGGCCAAGAGCCTGGAAGACACGTTGTTCTATCGCTTCGTCGAACTGCTCGGCCTCAACGAGGTCGGCGGTGATCCCGGCGAGTACGGCCTCGACGCGGAGCACTTCCACGCGCTTCAGGCCGCGCGGGCCCGCGACTGGCCGAACGCGATGATCACCACGGCCACCCACGACACCAAGCGCGGCGAGGATGCCCGCACGCGCCAGCTCGCTCTCTCCGAGCTTCCGGAGGAATGGGCCCGCGCCTGGGACACGTGGCGCCGCGCCTCCGAGCCGCTGATCAAGCAGGTCGAAGGCGAGCCGGCACCGGACCCGAACGACCAGTGGATGTTCCTGCAGGCGATTCTCGGCGCGTGGCCGCTTGAGCTTCTGGACGGTGACGACCCGGACGCGATCGAGGATTTTCGCAAGCGCCTCGACGCCTATGCCGAGAAGGCTCTGCGCGAGAGCAAGCGCCGGTCGAGCTGGGTCAATGTGGACGAGGGTTACGAGAGCGCCGTCCACGCGCTCTTCGCGGCCCTGGTCGTGCCCGGCTCGGATTGCCTCGATCGGCTCCGGCCGCTCGTGCGTCGCCTTGCCTTCCTCGGCATGATCGCGGGACTCGGGCGCACGGTGCTCAAATGCACCCTTCCCGGCATTCCGGACACGTATCAGGGCACCGAGTTCTGGGACTTCTCGTTCGTCGATCCCGACAACCGTCGGCCTGTCGATTACGCGGAACGGGCCCGCGCGCTGGAGGCCGGCGGCACGCCGGACGCGTTGATCGGTTCCTGGCAGGACGGGCGCGTGAAGCAGGCGACGTTGGCGCGGTTGCTCGCCGACCGGGCGGCACGCCCGGCCTTCTACGCCGACGCGGATTACCGTCCGCTCCCGGCCGAAGGCGCGCGTGCGGAACACGTCATCGCGTTTACCCGCTCGGCCGTCACCTCGGGTGAGGACGATCTGTTGGTCGCCGTGCCGCGGCTCGTCGCACGGATGACGCCCGAATCAGGTTGGTCCAGCGAAGCCTTCGCCGGAACCGTCCTCCCCGTGCCGGCCGGCAGCCGGTGGGTGGACGTGGTCGGCGGCGGCGAGATCACGGCCGAGGGCGACGGGCTCGACCTCGGTCGGCACTTCGCGAAACTGCCCTATCTGGTGTTGCGGCGGGCTGCCTGA
- a CDS encoding putative malto-oligosyltrehalose trehalohydrolase (TreZ-like) (Evidence 3 : Putative function from multiple computational evidences; PubMedId : 11055902; Product type e : enzyme) gives MRRAHTMRFGSEFAEDGVRFALWAPTAKDVTLVVDGTDHPIPDVGEGWRRTTLPGVKAGARYGFRIDGDLVVPDPASRFQPEDVSAPSEVIDPNAYAWYDQEWTGRPWEEAIVYEVHVGTATPEGTYAGLEKRLDDLVDLGVTAIELLPLADFKGTRNWGYDGVLPYAPDSAYGRPGDLKRLIDTAHSKGLMVLIDCVYNHFGPAGNYLHAYAKTFFTERHQTPWGAGINFDGKESGPVVRDYFIENALYWLKEYHFDGIRFDAVHAILDDSEKHFLTELGETIRKTLPDRHVHLILENEANQARWLERDDSASPVLHTAQWADDLHHCWHVLLTGEDAGYYESFADKPVEHLARCLAEGFAYQGEPFPTLDNHPRGEPSAHLPPSAFVTFLQNHDQVGNRALGERLNHLADSKKLALARAGLLLAPQIPMLWMGEEWSASAPFLFFVDFAPDEELNKAVREGRRREFKSFAAFADDTSVIPDPTEARTFEDSKIDWDEAETEPHRAIWADTRNILQIRRQSVVPLTKSRYLGADAKIPAPGVVDCTWRYADGWLRFIANVGDAEFSASSDGGQVIWSSGAVRQAMELPSWTGVFLIGGTK, from the coding sequence ATGCGGCGTGCCCATACGATGCGATTCGGCAGCGAGTTTGCCGAGGACGGTGTGCGGTTCGCCCTTTGGGCACCGACCGCCAAGGACGTGACCCTCGTTGTCGACGGGACGGACCATCCGATCCCCGATGTTGGCGAGGGCTGGCGCCGCACGACGCTGCCGGGGGTGAAGGCCGGTGCGCGCTATGGCTTCCGCATCGATGGCGACCTCGTGGTGCCGGACCCGGCCTCCCGTTTCCAACCCGAGGACGTTTCTGCACCCTCTGAGGTGATCGACCCCAACGCCTATGCGTGGTACGACCAAGAATGGACGGGGCGGCCCTGGGAAGAGGCGATCGTCTACGAGGTGCATGTCGGCACGGCAACGCCCGAGGGGACATATGCCGGGCTGGAGAAGCGCCTCGACGATCTGGTCGATCTCGGCGTCACGGCGATCGAGTTGCTGCCGCTCGCCGACTTCAAGGGAACGCGCAACTGGGGCTATGACGGTGTGCTGCCCTACGCTCCGGACTCGGCCTACGGCCGCCCGGGCGACCTCAAGCGCCTGATCGACACCGCCCATTCCAAGGGCCTGATGGTGCTGATCGATTGCGTCTACAATCACTTTGGCCCGGCCGGGAACTACCTGCACGCCTACGCCAAGACCTTCTTCACCGAGCGTCACCAGACGCCGTGGGGCGCCGGCATCAATTTCGACGGTAAGGAGTCGGGCCCGGTCGTGCGCGACTACTTCATTGAGAATGCGCTCTACTGGCTGAAGGAGTATCACTTCGACGGCATCCGCTTCGACGCGGTGCATGCGATCCTCGACGATTCCGAGAAGCATTTCCTGACGGAACTCGGCGAGACGATCCGCAAGACCTTACCGGATCGGCACGTCCATCTGATCCTTGAGAACGAGGCCAATCAGGCCCGTTGGTTGGAGCGCGACGACAGCGCGTCGCCCGTGCTTCACACGGCGCAGTGGGCGGACGACCTGCACCATTGCTGGCACGTGCTTCTGACCGGCGAGGATGCCGGCTACTACGAGAGCTTCGCCGACAAGCCGGTGGAACACTTGGCACGCTGCCTCGCAGAGGGTTTCGCTTACCAGGGCGAGCCATTCCCGACTCTCGACAACCATCCGCGCGGCGAGCCCTCGGCGCATCTGCCGCCTTCGGCTTTCGTCACCTTCCTCCAGAACCACGATCAGGTCGGCAACCGGGCGCTCGGCGAACGCCTGAACCATCTTGCCGACTCCAAGAAGCTAGCGCTCGCCCGCGCCGGGCTGCTGCTCGCACCGCAGATTCCGATGCTATGGATGGGCGAGGAATGGTCGGCCTCCGCGCCTTTCCTGTTCTTCGTGGATTTCGCGCCCGACGAGGAACTGAACAAGGCGGTGCGTGAGGGTCGCCGCCGCGAGTTCAAGAGCTTTGCCGCCTTCGCTGACGACACCTCGGTGATCCCCGATCCGACTGAGGCGCGAACCTTCGAGGATTCGAAGATCGATTGGGACGAGGCCGAGACAGAGCCGCATCGCGCCATCTGGGCCGACACACGCAACATCCTCCAGATCCGTCGGCAGAGCGTGGTGCCCCTCACCAAGAGCCGCTACCTCGGGGCCGACGCAAAGATCCCGGCGCCGGGTGTCGTGGATTGTACCTGGCGCTACGCCGACGGCTGGCTGCGCTTCATCGCGAATGTCGGTGACGCGGAATTCTCGGCGAGTTCCGATGGCGGCCAAGTGATCTGGTCGAGCGGGGCTGTCCGACAGGCGATGGAGCTGCCGTCCTGGACGGGCGTCTTCCTGATCGGCGGCACCAAGTGA
- a CDS encoding protein of unknown function (Evidence 5 : Unknown function) produces MRRQPSPTSGIGWSVPSTTRVTSLAVGAQRANRTPSSANSLPNRIVWARRIRPPVSAGKRNRSSFWLAGVSCVSQGAQPTLVPPRRSYVGFERRQPPGVTDLLQRTLFVVQRTKGPPHAGGGPFTGAAIGREAERSGFDGRATAL; encoded by the coding sequence GTGCGGCGCCAGCCCTCGCCAACATCGGGGATCGGATGGTCCGTCCCGTCGACAACGAGGGTCACGTCCTTGGCGGTCGGTGCCCAAAGGGCGAACCGCACACCGTCCTCGGCAAACTCGCTGCCGAATCGCATCGTATGGGCACGCCGCATCAGGCCACCGGTCTCCGCTGGGAAAAGGAATCGATCGTCGTTCTGGCTGGCGGGCGTTTCCTGTGTCTCACAAGGCGCCCAGCCAACGCTTGTTCCCCCTCGTCGCAGTTATGTCGGGTTCGAGCGGCGACAACCGCCCGGTGTGACGGATTTGCTGCAGCGCACGCTGTTTGTTGTCCAACGCACAAAGGGCCCCCCGCATGCCGGCGGGGGGCCCTTCACTGGAGCAGCGATCGGTCGAGAAGCGGAACGATCAGGCTTCGATGGTCGGGCCACCGCCCTCTGA